A window from Corynebacterium accolens encodes these proteins:
- a CDS encoding inorganic phosphate transporter has translation MTATLIILGIVVFTALAFDFTNGFHDTANAMATSIATGALKPFTAVAISAVLNLVGAFLSVNVAATVAKGIVNLDSYDLSGAAADSDGQALLMVVFTGLIGGILWBLFTWLLGLPSSSSHALFGGLIGAGFAAMGTGGVEWTSIMAKIIIPAVASPIIAALVSACATFLVYWVTNTIPKKEKNEHFRHGQIVTACLVSLAHGAGDAQKTMGVIFLALVASGHAAADARIPTWVIFGCAIAIAAGTLSGGWRVIRTLGKGLVEIESPQGMAAEATSAAIILTSSAGGMALSTTHVSTGSILGTGLGRRGAEVRWGVAMRMVAAWLITLPCAAFVGFASWWLAHGVSSATNVATGAIVDFFLLLAMTALIVIRSRMNPVDASNVNNDWDENAESVDSSLEPRVGAKESVAASGGMTPVAAVNGDNDSTSSTPQEER, from the coding sequence GTGACAGCGACTCTGATTATCTTGGGCATTGTGGTGTTTACCGCCTTAGCCTTCGACTTCACCAATGGTTTTCACGACACAGCCAATGCGATGGCAACCTCCATTGCTACTGGCGCGCTGAAGCCATTTACTGCGGTGGCGATTTCTGCCGTACTTAACCTCGTTGGCGCATTCTTGTCCGTGAATGTCGCGGCAACGGTGGCCAAAGGCATCGTCAACCTCGATTCCTATGACCTTTCGGGTGCAGCCGCCGACTCGGATGGCCAAGCCCTGTTGATGGTGGTCTTTACCGGTCTTATCGGCGGTATTYTGTGGRACCTTTTYACCTGGTTGCTCGGGCTACCGTCCAGCTCTTCCCACGCCCTTTTCGGTGGCCTTATCGGCGCTGGTTTCGCCGCCATGGGCACTGGGGGAGTGGAGTGGACCTCCATTATGGCCAAGATCATCATTCCGGCGGTGGCGTCCCCGATTATCGCCGCCTTGGTATCTGCGTGCGCCACCTTCCTCGTTTATTGGGTGACCAACACCATTCCGAAAAAGGAAAAGAACGAGCACTTCCGCCATGGCCAGATTGTGACCGCCTGCTTGGTATCGCTGGCACACGGCGCCGGTGACGCTCAGAAAACCATGGGCGTTATCTTCCTCGCCCTCGTGGCTTCGGGCCACGCGGCTGCCGATGCCCGCATTCCAACCTGGGTCATCTTCGGCTGTGCGATTGCCATTGCGGCCGGTACCTTGTCCGGCGGTTGGCGCGTTATCCGCACCCTGGGTAAGGGCTTGGTGGAGATCGAATCCCCGCAAGGTATGGCAGCCGAGGCTACCTCCGCGGCCATCATCCTGACTTCCTCAGCCGGTGGTATGGCTCTGTCTACGACCCACGTGTCCACCGGCTCTATCCTTGGTACTGGTTTGGGCCGCCGTGGCGCGGAAGTGCGCTGGGGTGTTGCAATGCGCATGGTGGCTGCCTGGCTCATTACGCTGCCCTGTGCCGCCTTTGTTGGCTTCGCATCGTGGTGGTTGGCGCACGGCGTCTCTTCCGCTACCAATGTGGCAACCGGCGCTATCGTGGACTTCTTTCTACTCTTGGCCATGACGGCGCTCATCGTCATCCGCTCCCGTATGAACCCAGTTGATGCATCCAACGTTAATAATGACTGGGATGAGAACGCTGAGTCCGTGGATTCGTCCTTGGAGCCACGCGTTGGTGCGAAAGAGTCTGTCGCAGCTTCAGGGGGCATGACCCCGGTAGCGGCGGTCAACGGGGACAACGACTCCACCTCATCTACTCCACAAGAGGAGCGCTAG
- a CDS encoding peptide MFS transporter — MTNKEPEAEDRTSAPAASSGERTFFGHPWGLANLFGVEMWERFSFYGMQSIVLLYMYYATTDGGLGLDRGDATSIVGAYGGLVYMACLLASLVADRILGAERTLFYSALMVMAGHLVLAFIPAVTGLAIGLILIAVGSGGVKTTASVVLGSLYSRDDPRRDGGFSVFYMGVNIGALFGPLLTTAMWGWKGFHWGFGIAAVGMALGLIQYTAMRKTTIKDAGHEIPNPADFKQRMLGLGAIVVAVLVMVIGLGTGIIKVEWLSNIVTAVALIAAVYFWIQMYTSDLVTRKXKNRLLGFIPMFISGVLFFGIFQQQFTVMTIYADVRLDRHIFGIEIPPSLVQSINPIFIVIFSAIFAAMWTKLGDRQWSTPVKFGVANIIIGISLFFFLPFSGSGANSTPMYVIIWILFLFTMGELMLSPVGNSLATKVAPEAFPSRMMAVWMMAVAMGTALAGSLASFYNPEDAGAENTFFISLGVVSIALGIVLLVLSRWVVKKFATFR; from the coding sequence ATGACAAATAAGGAACCAGAAGCGGAGGATCGAACCTCCGCACCCGCTGCTTCGAGCGGGGAGCGCACATTTTTCGGCCACCCGTGGGGGCTGGCTAACCTGTTCGGCGTGGAGATGTGGGAGCGCTTCAGCTTCTACGGCATGCAGTCCATCGTGCTGCTGTATATGTACTACGCCACCACCGATGGCGGCCTAGGCCTCGACCGTGGCGACGCGACGTCGATCGTCGGTGCCTACGGCGGCTTGGTGTACATGGCATGCCTGTTGGCATCGTTGGTAGCTGACCGCATCCTCGGTGCGGAGCGCACCCTGTTCTACTCCGCACTCATGGTGATGGCTGGTCACCTCGTCTTGGCCTTCATTCCTGCCGTAACCGGCCTGGCTATCGGCCTGATCCTCATCGCCGTTGGTTCCGGCGGTGTAAAGACTACCGCTTCGGTGGTGCTGGGCTCGCTGTATAGCCGCGACGATCCTCGCCGTGACGGCGGCTTCTCCGTCTTCTACATGGGCGTTAATATTGGTGCCCTCTTCGGACCGCTTCTTACCACCGCAATGTGGGGCTGGAAGGGCTTCCACTGGGGCTTCGGCATCGCTGCCGTCGGTATGGCCCTAGGCCTTATCCAGTATACTGCCATGCGTAAGACCACGATTAAGGACGCTGGTCACGAAATTCCTAATCCTGCAGATTTTAAACAGCGCATGCTGGGCTTGGGCGCGATTGTCGTCGCTGTCCTCGTCATGGTTATCGGCCTGGGTACTGGGATCATCAAGGTAGAGTGGCTGTCTAATATCGTCACCGCCGTTGCCCTGATCGCCGCCGTGTACTTCTGGATTCAGATGTACACCTCTGATTTGGTGACCCGGAAARAAAAGAACCGCCTCTTGGGCTTTATTCCAATGTTCATCTCCGGTGTGCTGTTCTTCGGTATCTTCCAGCAGCAATTTACCGTGATGACCATTTACGCCGATGTGCGCCTGGACCGCCACATCTTTGGTATCGAGATTCCGCCGTCATTGGTGCAGTCCATTAACCCGATTTTCATCGTTATCTTCTCTGCAATCTTCGCGGCTATGTGGACGAAGCTCGGTGACCGTCAGTGGTCCACGCCGGTGAAGTTCGGCGTGGCCAATATCATCATCGGTATCTCGCTGTTCTTCTTCCTGCCATTCTCCGGCTCGGGCGCAAACTCCACGCCAATGTATGTCATTATCTGGATCCTCTTCCTATTCACCATGGGTGAGCTGATGTTGTCCCCAGTGGGCAACTCTCTGGCCACCAAGGTGGCACCTGAGGCGTTCCCATCGCGCATGATGGCCGTGTGGATGATGGCCGTGGCCATGGGTACCGCACTTGCCGGTTCGCTGGCTAGCTTCTACAACCCAGAGGATGCGGGTGCGGAAAACACCTTCTTTATTTCCTTAGGTGTCGTCTCCATCGCACTGGGCATCGTCCTACTCGTGCTGAGCCGCTGGGTGGTCAAGAAGTTTGCTACCTTCCGCTAA
- a CDS encoding ATP-dependent Clp protease proteolytic subunit, translating into MNKSQMPSSRYVLPSFIEQSAQGTKETNPYSKLFEERIIFLGTQVDDTSANDIMAQLLVLESQDPDRDITMYINSPGGSFTALMAIYDTMRYVRPDVQTVCLGQAASAAAVLLAAGAPGKRAALPNSRVLIHQPATQGTQGQVSDLEIQAAEIERMRTLMENTLAEHTGRTSEQIRIDTDRDKILTAEDAVEYGIIDTVFEYRKLNS; encoded by the coding sequence ATGAATAAGTCGCAGATGCCAAGTTCCCGTTACGTACTGCCTTCTTTTATTGAGCAGTCCGCTCAGGGGACGAAGGAAACCAACCCGTACTCTAAGCTCTTTGAAGAGCGCATCATCTTCTTGGGTACCCAGGTCGATGACACCTCTGCCAATGACATCATGGCCCAGCTGCTGGTTCTTGAAAGCCAGGATCCGGACCGTGACATCACCATGTATATCAACTCGCCCGGTGGCTCCTTTACTGCCCTGATGGCAATTTATGACACCATGCGCTACGTGCGCCCTGATGTGCAGACCGTGTGCCTGGGCCAGGCGGCTTCTGCTGCTGCAGTGCTGTTGGCCGCTGGTGCTCCGGGCAAGCGTGCGGCGCTGCCGAACTCGCGCGTATTGATCCACCAGCCTGCAACCCAGGGCACCCAGGGTCAGGTCTCGGACTTGGAGATCCAGGCCGCAGAGATCGAGCGTATGCGCACCTTGATGGAAAACACCTTGGCGGAGCACACCGGCCGTACGTCCGAGCAAATCCGCATCGACACCGACCGCGATAAGATCCTGACTGCGGAAGACGCTGTGGAATACGGAATCATCGATACCGTCTTTGAGTACCGCAAGCTCAATTCTTAA
- a CDS encoding ATP-dependent Clp protease proteolytic subunit, producing MSKKSDQLQMTTPAGSGLNLGDSVYERLLHERIIFLGTQVDDEIANKLCAQILLLSAEDPTRDISLYINSPGGSVTAGMAIYDTMKYSPCDISTYGMGLAASMGQFLLSGGTKGKRYALPHARIMMHQPSAGVGGTAADIAIQAEQFAQTKREMAELIAEHTGQTFEQITKDSDRDRWMTAQQAKDYGIVDHVIESVNGPLSN from the coding sequence ATGTCTAAGAAATCTGACCAGCTTCAGATGACCACCCCAGCAGGCTCCGGCCTGAACTTGGGTGACAGCGTCTATGAGCGCCTGTTGCACGAGCGCATTATCTTTTTGGGCACCCAGGTAGACGATGAAATTGCCAATAAGCTGTGCGCACAGATCCTGCTGCTTTCCGCAGAGGATCCCACGCGCGATATTTCGCTCTACATCAACTCCCCGGGTGGCTCCGTGACCGCGGGCATGGCCATTTATGACACGATGAAGTACTCGCCCTGCGATATCTCCACCTACGGCATGGGCTTGGCCGCTTCTATGGGCCAGTTCCTGCTCTCTGGTGGTACGAAGGGCAAGCGCTATGCACTGCCGCACGCTCGCATCATGATGCACCAGCCTTCCGCTGGCGTGGGCGGTACCGCTGCCGATATCGCCATCCAGGCGGAGCAATTCGCACAGACCAAGCGCGAGATGGCCGAGCTCATTGCAGAGCACACCGGCCAAACCTTCGAGCAGATCACCAAGGACTCTGACCGTGACCGCTGGATGACTGCGCAGCAAGCCAAGGATTACGGCATTGTTGACCACGTAATCGAGTCTGTAAACGGCCCGCTGAGCAACTAG
- the tig gene encoding trigger factor: MKTTVDKLSDTRVKLTVNVPFAELDQEIDQAYAAIAQQVSIPGFRKGKAPRQLIDARFGRGPILEQVVNDMLPSRYEQAVQSEDLKVIGQPDVDISKIEDKDFVEFTAEVDIRPEFEVPDFSEISVIVPAIKAGEEDVDKALEDLAERFGELKDTKRKMKTGDYAIIDITAEVDGEKIEEASTEGLSYSIGDDNLIKGLDTALRGMKTGEDNEFTSTIQSGEHKDEEATFKVHVQQTKERKLPDMDDEFAQMASEYDTIEELREATKTEVEESKKAEQAGQIRDEVLKAALADVDFELPQSVVDEQAHAQLHQILGQLAHDEKALAQLLEAQGTSREEFDKQTREQAEESVRTQIFLDAVAEKEEPEVSQQELSDHILFTAQSYGMDPNQFIQQLQSNGQIANLFSDVRRGKALAAAICRTTVKDEEGNDVDVEQYFGEVEEDENEATDAE, from the coding sequence GTGAAGACCACCGTAGACAAGCTGAGCGATACCCGCGTTAAGCTCACCGTCAACGTTCCGTTTGCGGAGCTAGACCAGGAAATCGATCAAGCTTACGCGGCAATCGCGCAGCAGGTTTCTATTCCAGGTTTCCGTAAGGGCAAGGCCCCGCGCCAGCTGATCGACGCTCGCTTCGGCCGCGGCCCGATTCTGGAGCAGGTTGTCAATGACATGCTGCCTTCCCGCTATGAGCAGGCCGTTCAGTCCGAGGACCTGAAGGTCATCGGCCAGCCGGACGTAGACATTTCCAAGATCGAGGACAAGGACTTCGTCGAGTTTACCGCCGAGGTTGACATTCGCCCTGAGTTCGAGGTTCCGGACTTCTCCGAAATCTCCGTCATCGTCCCGGCCATCAAGGCCGGCGAGGAAGACGTGGACAAGGCCCTCGAGGATCTTGCAGAGCGCTTCGGTGAACTGAAGGACACCAAGCGCAAGATGAAGACCGGTGACTACGCCATCATCGACATCACCGCAGAGGTGGACGGCGAGAAGATCGAGGAGGCTTCCACCGAGGGCCTGTCTTACTCCATTGGTGATGACAACCTCATCAAGGGGCTGGACACCGCACTGCGCGGCATGAAGACCGGCGAGGATAACGAGTTCACCTCCACCATCCAGTCCGGCGAGCACAAGGACGAAGAGGCTACCTTCAAGGTCCACGTGCAGCAGACCAAGGAGCGCAAGCTGCCGGATATGGACGATGAGTTTGCCCAGATGGCCTCCGAGTACGACACCATCGAGGAGCTGCGCGAAGCCACCAAGACCGAGGTTGAGGAGTCCAAGAAGGCTGAGCAGGCCGGCCAGATCCGCGATGAGGTTCTGAAGGCTGCGCTTGCCGATGTCGACTTTGAGCTGCCCCAGTCCGTAGTCGACGAGCAGGCTCACGCCCAGCTGCACCAGATCCTGGGCCAGCTCGCACACGATGAGAAGGCACTGGCACAGCTGCTCGAGGCACAGGGCACCTCCCGCGAAGAGTTTGATAAGCAGACCCGCGAGCAGGCCGAAGAGTCCGTGCGCACGCAGATCTTCTTGGATGCCGTGGCAGAAAAGGAAGAGCCGGAAGTTTCCCAGCAGGAGCTCTCGGACCACATCCTGTTCACCGCGCAGTCCTACGGCATGGACCCGAACCAGTTCATCCAGCAGCTGCAGTCCAACGGCCAGATTGCCAACCTGTTCTCTGACGTACGCCGCGGCAAGGCACTGGCTGCCGCCATTTGCCGTACCACCGTAAAGGACGAAGAAGGCAACGACGTTGACGTTGAGCAGTACTTCGGTGAAGTAGAAGAAGATGAGAACGAAGCTACCGACGCGGAGTAA
- a CDS encoding DUF1542 domain-containing protein: protein MIVVELLLLVVVLGGGAWYLSSRSSKKSREEREAQQLADAQADARRWIERLGGQVMQISGTDTASQQAMADASERFTAANSAISRATTVKQANLARESALEGMHYVNAAREIMDMNPGPELPPLEGQRAAGKVTEKRTVDANGQELTASPYASEETPNYYPGGTVAGRPVPAGWYSRPWWEDALQTGVWMMGYSMMFNAMFAGMSGVGYSAAAAENGDWGGAEGGGIDGADGGADVGDAGDAGDPGDMGGDAGGGDAGDGGGFFDGLSDGDGGGFFDGMFDFDF from the coding sequence ATGATTGTTGTGGAACTTCTACTTCTTGTAGTCGTACTCGGTGGCGGCGCGTGGTATCTATCCTCGCGCAGCTCAAAAAAGAGCCGGGAGGAGCGAGAGGCGCAGCAGTTAGCGGATGCCCAGGCGGATGCGCGCCGCTGGATTGAGCGCCTGGGTGGCCAGGTCATGCAGATTTCCGGTACGGATACCGCCTCGCAGCAGGCGATGGCGGACGCATCAGAGCGCTTTACTGCGGCTAACTCCGCTATTTCAAGGGCCACCACGGTCAAGCAGGCCAATTTGGCCCGCGAATCGGCGCTTGAGGGCATGCATTACGTCAATGCCGCCCGCGAGATTATGGACATGAACCCAGGGCCGGAATTGCCGCCGCTGGAGGGGCAGCGCGCCGCCGGTAAGGTCACCGAGAAGCGCACGGTGGATGCCAATGGGCAGGAATTGACTGCCTCCCCCTACGCCTCTGAGGAAACCCCGAACTATTACCCAGGCGGAACCGTGGCCGGCCGTCCCGTTCCGGCCGGTTGGTACTCCCGCCCTTGGTGGGAAGATGCCCTGCAAACGGGCGTGTGGATGATGGGTTATTCCATGATGTTTAACGCCATGTTTGCCGGCATGTCCGGCGTGGGCTATTCCGCAGCCGCCGCAGAAAACGGCGACTGGGGCGGCGCCGAAGGCGGCGGCATAGACGGAGCCGACGGCGGCGCAGACGTAGGAGATGCCGGAGACGCCGGTGACCCCGGTGATATGGGCGGCGATGCCGGAGGGGGAGACGCCGGTGACGGTGGCGGATTCTTCGATGGATTATCTGACGGCGATGGCGGCGGCTTCTTTGACGGTATGTTTGATTTCGATTTCTAA
- a CDS encoding aldo/keto reductase, which translates to MTVPNITLNDGNTIPQLGFGVFQMDPEKTEEYVAEALRVGYRHIDTAAIYGNEEGVGKAIANSGXPREELFITTKLWNDRHTDAAAALDESLQKLGLDYVDLYLIHWPTPAKGTYVEAWKQLIELRKEGKAKSIGVSNFEPEHLDQLESHTDVVPAINQVELHPYLQRWRELDAGRAHGIAIEAWGPLGQGKSDILEAPEVTEAAEAHGVSPAQAIIRWHLQNGVILFPKSSTPSRIAENFDVFGFELTDAEMAAITSLEEGEDGRGGHHPNDMNDA; encoded by the coding sequence ATGACCGTACCTAATATTACTTTGAACGATGGAAATACAATCCCCCAGCTGGGCTTTGGCGTCTTCCAAATGGACCCGGAAAAGACCGAGGAATACGTAGCTGAGGCGCTGCGCGTGGGCTACCGCCACATCGATACCGCAGCCATCTACGGCAATGAAGAAGGCGTGGGCAAGGCCATTGCCAACTCCGGCAYCCCGCGCGAGGAACTCTTCATTACCACCAAACTGTGGAACGACCGCCACACCGATGCCGCTGCAGCGCTGGATGAATCCCTGCAGAAGCTGGGCCTTGACTACGTAGACCTGTACCTCATCCACTGGCCTACCCCAGCCAAGGGCACGTACGTGGAGGCTTGGAAGCAGCTCATTGAACTGCGTAAAGAAGGCAAGGCGAAGTCCATCGGCGTGTCCAACTTTGAGCCGGAGCACTTAGATCAGTTGGAGTCACACACGGACGTCGTCCCCGCGATTAACCAAGTGGAGCTGCACCCTTACCTGCAGCGCTGGCGCGAACTGGACGCTGGCCGCGCCCACGGCATCGCCATCGAGGCATGGGGCCCGCTGGGTCAGGGCAAGAGCGATATCTTGGAGGCACCAGAGGTTACTGAAGCCGCCGAGGCGCACGGTGTTTCCCCAGCCCAGGCCATTATTCGCTGGCACCTGCAAAATGGGGTCATCCTCTTCCCCAAGTCCTCGACGCCATCGCGCATTGCAGAAAACTTCGATGTCTTCGGCTTCGAGCTCACTGATGCAGAGATGGCCGCCATTACCTCTTTGGAGGAAGGCGAAGACGGCCGCGGTGGGCACCACCCCAATGACATGAACGACGCCTAA
- a CDS encoding ribose-5-phosphate isomerase: MRVYLGADHAGFETKNLISEHLTKQGHDVIDCGAHTYDAEDDYPAFCIEAALCTVNDPGSLGIVLGGSGNGEQIAANKVKGARCALAWSPETARLAREHNNAQLIGIGGRMHSQEEALEIVDAFLDQEWSRAERHQRRIDILAEYERTNIPPELPKDPR, translated from the coding sequence ATGCGCGTATATCTTGGAGCTGACCACGCAGGTTTTGAGACCAAAAACCTGATTTCTGAACACCTCACCAAACAAGGCCATGACGTCATCGATTGCGGCGCTCATACCTATGACGCCGAGGATGACTACCCCGCATTCTGCATTGAAGCGGCCCTATGCACCGTCAACGATCCAGGTTCCCTGGGAATCGTGCTAGGTGGATCCGGAAATGGCGAGCAGATTGCCGCCAATAAGGTCAAGGGCGCGCGCTGTGCGCTGGCATGGTCGCCAGAAACGGCACGCCTAGCCCGCGAGCACAATAATGCGCAGCTCATCGGCATCGGCGGGCGCATGCACTCGCAGGAAGAGGCCCTAGAAATCGTGGATGCTTTCTTGGATCAAGAATGGTCCCGCGCCGAGCGTCACCAGCGCCGCATCGATATCCTCGCAGAATACGAGCGCACCAATATCCCACCCGAGCTGCCCAAGGACCCGCGCTAA
- a CDS encoding mycothiol-dependent nitroreductase Rv2466c family protein, translating into MTTPVKFWFDASCPFAWATSRWIKEVEKVRDITVEFEPMSLSVLNDGRDLDPEYMEMMEANWGPARVFAKVKTEQPEKVDELYTAMGTLIHAKGNGGKKGDGGYDEIIAQALEQVGLPADFAEVARTEEYDEKLREYHHNGISSVGDEVGTPVIKLGDTAFFGPVITRVPTGEEAGELFDASVRLAQFPYFFELKRSRTEMPQVEED; encoded by the coding sequence ATGACCACCCCAGTTAAGTTTTGGTTCGACGCTTCCTGCCCCTTCGCATGGGCAACGTCCCGCTGGATCAAAGAGGTAGAAAAGGTCCGCGATATTACGGTGGAATTCGAGCCGATGTCCCTGTCGGTGCTGAATGATGGCCGCGATCTCGATCCCGAATACATGGAGATGATGGAGGCCAACTGGGGCCCTGCCCGCGTATTTGCCAAGGTAAAGACCGAGCAGCCAGAAAAGGTAGACGAGCTCTATACCGCCATGGGCACCCTGATTCACGCCAAGGGCAATGGCGGAAAGAAGGGGGATGGCGGCTATGACGAGATCATCGCCCAGGCATTAGAGCAGGTTGGCCTCCCCGCAGACTTTGCGGAGGTGGCACGCACCGAGGAGTACGACGAGAAGCTGCGCGAATACCACCACAACGGCATTTCTTCCGTGGGCGATGAGGTAGGAACCCCGGTTATTAAGTTGGGCGATACCGCCTTCTTCGGCCCGGTTATTACCCGCGTTCCCACGGGTGAGGAAGCCGGTGAGCTTTTCGATGCCTCCGTGCGCCTAGCCCAGTTCCCTTACTTCTTCGAACTCAAGCGCTCTCGCACAGAGATGCCACAGGTAGAAGAGGACTAG
- the pepN gene encoding aminopeptidase N, producing MTSVNLTWEEAKNRSQMLKVEHYDVALDLKHSDTHFLSTTTVRFSTQEAGSTFIDLRADKLHEVRLNGNPLPTQSYDPTYGIPLSGLQVADYTLKVTAEIPFSRTGEGLHRFVXPADNEVXLYXQFETADAKRVFACFDQPDLKATYSLHFKAPEEWTIITNGPVTREGDTSHSEIDYPLSTYLVALCAGPYHEVTDTWRGELTEHPEGKPAQKLEVPLGIYCRASLADSLDAERLFTETKQGFDFYHRNFGFPYPFGKYDQIFVPEFNAGAMENAGCVTLRDEYVFTSQATHYKYERRADTVLHELAHMWFGDLVTMQWWNDLWLNESFATWSAAISQAEETEYDTAWVTFANVEKSWAYQQDQLPTTHPISTDASDIETVEQNFDGITYAKGASVLKQLQAYVGRENFLAGVRRHFAAHAWGNATFDDLLRHLEEASGRDLSFWAQQWLKTTGINTLAVATGADDDGTITQAQLTQRGDTLRTHRVAVGLYSTQDGKVVRTERLEMDVDGESTEIPELVGRNLKDIDFILPNDDDLTYCLIDLDAGSLQFLLDNIEKFDDPMARTLCWSTAWEMTRAGTMRARDFIRLVARGMKAETELAVLERIVSQASTALKNYADPAWAKDSTVLAQALVDGARSTDAQRSIICTQALSRIRLHQPARDYLHDLLADSDDAGLRWSAVAALAAAGALADAEAAIAAQLKRDNSATGYYSSLRAHAAIATADNKRAVWEEIVAGDLTNRELTSKLEGLNYPHSDDLLPTAEFFEVAEKIWDSQSSEVGLTTVTGLFPSWDISQDGLDRADAFLQKDLAGGLRRTITEQRDRVARALRNREVDAA from the coding sequence ATGACCTCTGTAAACCTCACGTGGGAGGAAGCAAAAAATCGCTCCCAGATGCTCAAGGTTGAGCATTACGATGTCGCTTTAGACCTTAAGCATTCCGATACCCACTTCCTGTCCACCACCACGGTGCGCTTTAGCACCCAGGAGGCCGGTTCTACCTTCATCGATCTGCGCGCGGACAAGCTGCACGAGGTGCGCCTGAACGGAAACCCGCTGCCCACGCAGTCCTATGACCCCACCTACGGCATTCCCCTCTCCGGGCTGCAGGTAGCGGATTACACGCTCAAGGTCACCGCGGAGATCCCCTTCTCCCGCACCGGCGAAGGCCTGCACCGCTTCGTGGMCCCTGCCGATAACGAGGTCTMCCTCTACMCCCAGTTTGAAACCGCCGATGCCAAACGCGTCTTTGCCTGCTTCGACCAGCCGGATCTGAAGGCCACCTACTCCCTGCACTTTAAGGCCCCAGAGGAGTGGACCATTATCACCAATGGCCCGGTCACCCGCGAGGGCGATACCTCCCATTCTGAGATCGACTACCCGCTATCGACCTACCTGGTTGCCCTGTGCGCAGGCCCCTACCACGAGGTCACCGATACTTGGCGCGGCGAGCTGACCGAGCACCCCGAAGGCAAGCCGGCGCAAAAGCTCGAGGTCCCGCTCGGTATTTACTGCCGCGCCTCGCTGGCAGATTCCCTCGATGCCGAGCGCCTTTTTACTGAGACCAAGCAGGGTTTCGACTTTTACCACCGCAACTTCGGCTTCCCCTACCCCTTTGGCAAGTACGACCAGATTTTCGTCCCAGAGTTCAACGCCGGCGCGATGGAAAACGCCGGTTGCGTAACCCTCCGCGATGAATACGTCTTTACCTCGCAGGCCACGCACTACAAGTACGAGCGCCGCGCCGATACCGTCCTGCACGAGCTCGCCCACATGTGGTTCGGTGACCTCGTGACCATGCAGTGGTGGAATGACCTATGGCTCAACGAGTCCTTCGCCACCTGGTCCGCGGCCATCTCGCAGGCGGAAGAAACCGAATACGATACCGCCTGGGTCACCTTTGCCAACGTGGAAAAGTCCTGGGCCTACCAGCAGGATCAGCTGCCTACCACCCACCCCATTTCCACCGATGCCAGCGATATCGAAACCGTGGAGCAAAACTTCGACGGTATTACCTACGCCAAGGGCGCCTCGGTGCTCAAGCAGCTGCAGGCCTACGTTGGCCGCGAGAACTTCCTCGCCGGCGTGCGCCGTCACTTCGCCGCTCACGCGTGGGGCAATGCCACCTTCGACGATCTGCTCCGCCACCTCGAGGAGGCCTCCGGGCGCGATCTCTCCTTCTGGGCACAGCAGTGGCTGAAGACCACCGGTATTAATACCCTGGCGGTTGCCACGGGGGCCGATGATGACGGCACCATCACCCAGGCGCAGCTCACCCAGCGCGGCGATACCCTGCGCACCCACCGCGTTGCAGTGGGCCTGTACAGCACGCAGGACGGCAAGGTTGTGCGCACCGAGCGCCTCGAGATGGACGTGGATGGCGAATCCACCGAGATCCCAGAGCTGGTCGGCCGCAACCTGAAGGACATCGACTTCATCCTGCCCAACGATGACGATCTGACCTACTGCCTCATCGATTTGGATGCAGGATCCCTGCAATTTCTGCTGGATAATATCGAGAAATTTGATGACCCCATGGCGCGCACCCTGTGCTGGTCCACCGCCTGGGAGATGACCCGCGCCGGCACCATGCGCGCCCGCGACTTTATCCGCTTGGTGGCCCGCGGTATGAAGGCGGAGACCGAGCTCGCCGTCCTCGAGCGCATCGTCTCGCAGGCCTCTACCGCACTGAAGAACTACGCCGATCCGGCGTGGGCGAAAGACAGCACGGTTTTGGCGCAGGCGCTTGTCGATGGCGCCCGGAGCACCGATGCGCAGCGTTCCATCATCTGCACGCAGGCGCTGTCTAGGATTCGGCTGCACCAGCCGGCCCGCGACTACCTGCACGATCTCCTCGCGGATTCCGATGATGCCGGGCTGCGCTGGTCCGCCGTCGCAGCGCTCGCTGCCGCGGGTGCGCTTGCCGATGCCGAGGCCGCCATCGCCGCCCAGCTCAAGCGCGATAATTCCGCTACCGGCTACTACTCTTCCCTGCGCGCCCACGCCGCGATTGCCACCGCGGATAATAAGCGCGCGGTATGGGAAGAAATCGTAGCCGGGGATCTCACCAACCGCGAGCTCACCTCGAAGCTGGAGGGCTTAAACTACCCGCACTCCGATGATCTCTTACCCACCGCGGAATTCTTCGAGGTGGCCGAAAAGATCTGGGACTCCCAGTCTTCCGAGGTGGGCCTGACCACCGTTACCGGGCTATTCCCGTCCTGGGATATCAGCCAAGATGGCCTCGATCGCGCCGATGCCTTCCTGCAGAAGGATCTGGCAGGCGGCCTGCGCCGCACGATTACCGAGCAGCGCGACCGCGTGGCCCGCGCCCTGCGCAACCGCGAGGTCGACGCCGCTTAA